A region from the Chloroflexota bacterium genome encodes:
- a CDS encoding glycosyltransferase, giving the protein MNHPAKKPHILFLFSDTGGGHRSASEAIIEALQLEFGDQYTTQMVDIFKDYAPSPLKMLPAIYPRIVKAPRVWELGYHLSDGPMRASALSAGAWPYVRGSFRRLIAEHPSDLIVSVHSLANEPVLRALGAERPPFVTVVTDLVTTHATWYHRQADLCLVPTEAARRRALKLDLKPEQVKVVGLPVAERFCNPAMDSRAVRANLGWPQDLPVVVLVGGGDGMGPLRETALAISKAKLSLALVIITGRNKTLQSRLEATDFSMPTFVYGFVREMPDFMAAADVLVTKAGPGTISEALNAGLPMILYSHLPGQESGNIPYVVTEGAGVWAPRTEEIVRTLKNWLEHPDQHAAAVAACKRMARPDAARKIARVLVKTLEQFRDRAYNFN; this is encoded by the coding sequence ATGAATCATCCAGCTAAGAAACCACATATCCTGTTTTTATTTTCAGATACCGGGGGAGGCCATCGTAGCGCCAGCGAAGCGATTATCGAAGCCTTGCAACTGGAATTTGGCGATCAATATACTACCCAGATGGTAGATATTTTCAAGGACTACGCCCCATCGCCGTTGAAAATGCTCCCGGCAATTTACCCGCGCATCGTCAAAGCGCCGCGCGTTTGGGAGTTGGGCTACCATCTCAGTGATGGGCCCATGCGAGCCAGCGCGCTCTCTGCCGGAGCCTGGCCCTATGTGCGGGGCAGTTTTCGACGCCTGATTGCAGAACATCCCAGTGACTTGATTGTTTCAGTTCATTCACTGGCGAACGAGCCAGTCCTGCGCGCCCTGGGGGCAGAACGCCCGCCCTTTGTCACTGTGGTTACCGATCTGGTCACTACCCACGCCACCTGGTATCACCGCCAGGCCGATTTATGCCTGGTGCCCACCGAGGCTGCCCGCCGCCGCGCCCTGAAACTCGATCTCAAACCTGAGCAAGTGAAAGTCGTTGGATTACCTGTAGCTGAGCGTTTCTGTAACCCGGCTATGGATTCCCGCGCCGTCCGCGCAAACCTGGGTTGGCCGCAAGACTTGCCTGTGGTGGTGTTGGTCGGTGGTGGTGATGGGATGGGTCCGCTCCGGGAGACGGCTCTGGCAATTTCAAAAGCAAAATTATCCCTGGCGCTGGTCATTATCACCGGGCGCAACAAAACCCTCCAATCCAGGCTTGAAGCGACCGATTTCTCCATGCCCACATTTGTATATGGCTTCGTGCGCGAAATGCCCGATTTTATGGCCGCCGCCGATGTGCTGGTCACCAAAGCCGGGCCAGGGACGATTAGCGAAGCCCTCAACGCGGGCCTGCCGATGATCTTGTACAGCCATTTGCCGGGACAGGAAAGCGGCAATATCCCCTATGTCGTCACAGAAGGCGCGGGGGTTTGGGCGCCGCGCACCGAAGAAATTGTGCGTACACTCAAAAACTGGCTTGAGCATCCCGATCAGCACGCCGCAGCGGTAGCCGCCTGCAAGCGCATGGCGCGCCCTGATGCGGCGCGTAAAATTGCCCGCGTGTTGGTAAAAACGTTAGAGCAATTTAGAGACCGCGCCTACAATTTTAACTAA